In the genome of Streptomyces collinus, one region contains:
- a CDS encoding urease subunit alpha — protein MPEISRAAYADLFGPTTGDRIRLADTDLLIEIEEDRSGGPGRAGDEAVFGGGKVIRESMGQARATRADGTPDTVITGAVIIDHWGIVKADVGIRDGRITGIGKAGNPDTMDGVHPDLVIGPETEIIAGNGRILTAGAIDAHVHFICPQIADEALSSGITTLVGGGTGPAEGSKATTVTPGPWHLARMLEAMEAHPLNIGLLGKGNTVSHEAMLSQIRGGALGLKLHEDWGSTPAVIDASLTVAEQTGIQVAIHTDTLNEAGFVGDTLAAIAGRGIHAYHTEGAGGGHAPDIMTVVSESYVLPSSTNPTRPFTVNTAEEHLDMLMVCHHLNPAVPEDLAFAESRIRPSTIGAEDVLHDLGAISIISSDSQAMGRVGEVVMRTWQTAHVMKRRRGALPGDGRADNRRVRRYVAKYTINPALAQGLAREIGSVESGKLADLVLWEPAFFGVKPQLVIKGGQIAYAQMGDANASIPTPQPILPRPMYGAIGRAPASNSLNFVAPLAVEAGLPERLALGKRFVAIESTRGVTKADMRENDARPEVRVDPDSFAVHIDGELVEAEPAAELPMAQRYFLF, from the coding sequence ATGCCTGAGATCTCGCGTGCCGCGTACGCCGACCTGTTCGGCCCGACCACCGGCGACCGGATCCGCCTCGCCGACACCGACCTGCTGATCGAGATCGAGGAGGACCGTTCCGGCGGCCCGGGACGCGCAGGGGACGAGGCCGTGTTCGGCGGCGGCAAGGTCATACGCGAGTCGATGGGCCAGGCCCGTGCCACACGGGCGGACGGCACCCCCGACACCGTCATCACAGGCGCGGTGATCATCGACCACTGGGGGATCGTCAAGGCCGACGTCGGCATCCGCGACGGCCGGATCACCGGCATCGGCAAGGCCGGCAACCCCGACACCATGGACGGCGTCCACCCGGACCTGGTCATCGGCCCGGAGACCGAGATCATCGCCGGCAACGGGCGGATCCTCACGGCGGGCGCGATCGACGCGCACGTCCACTTCATCTGCCCGCAGATCGCCGACGAGGCGCTGTCGTCGGGCATCACGACCCTGGTCGGCGGCGGTACCGGTCCGGCCGAGGGCTCCAAAGCCACCACCGTGACCCCCGGCCCCTGGCACCTCGCCCGGATGCTGGAGGCGATGGAGGCCCACCCCCTCAACATCGGGCTGCTCGGCAAGGGCAACACCGTCTCCCACGAGGCGATGCTCTCCCAGATCCGCGGCGGTGCCCTCGGCCTGAAGCTGCACGAGGACTGGGGGTCGACCCCGGCCGTCATCGACGCCTCGCTGACCGTCGCCGAGCAGACCGGCATCCAGGTCGCCATCCACACCGACACCCTCAACGAGGCCGGGTTCGTCGGCGACACCCTCGCCGCGATCGCCGGGCGGGGCATCCACGCGTACCACACCGAGGGCGCGGGCGGCGGGCACGCGCCGGACATCATGACCGTGGTCTCCGAGTCCTATGTGCTGCCCAGCTCCACGAACCCGACCCGGCCGTTCACCGTCAACACCGCCGAGGAACACCTCGACATGCTGATGGTGTGCCACCACCTCAACCCGGCGGTGCCGGAGGACCTGGCCTTCGCCGAGTCCCGGATCCGGCCCTCCACGATCGGGGCGGAGGACGTGCTCCACGACCTCGGCGCGATCTCGATCATCTCCTCCGACTCCCAGGCCATGGGGCGCGTCGGCGAGGTCGTCATGCGGACCTGGCAGACCGCGCACGTGATGAAGCGGCGCCGGGGCGCACTGCCCGGCGACGGACGTGCCGACAACCGCCGGGTGCGCCGCTACGTCGCCAAGTACACGATCAACCCGGCGCTCGCCCAGGGCCTGGCCCGCGAGATCGGGTCGGTCGAGAGCGGCAAGCTGGCCGACCTGGTGCTGTGGGAGCCGGCGTTCTTCGGCGTCAAGCCGCAGCTCGTCATCAAGGGAGGGCAGATCGCGTACGCGCAGATGGGTGACGCGAACGCCTCCATCCCCACGCCGCAGCCGATCCTGCCGCGCCCGATGTACGGGGCGATCGGGCGGGCGCCGGCCTCCAACTCCCTCAATTTCGTCGCCCCACTGGCCGTCGAGGCCGGGCTGCCGGAGCGGCTGGCGCTCGGGAAGCGGTTCGTGGCGATCGAGTCGACGCGCGGTGTGACCAAGGCCGACATGCGGGAGAACGACGCACGGCCCGAGGTGCGGGTCGACCCCGACAGCTTCGCCGTGCACATCGACGGGGAACTGGTCGAGGCGGAGCCGGCGGCCGAACTCCCCATGGCCCAGCGGTACTTCCTGTTCTGA
- a CDS encoding urease subunit beta, with amino-acid sequence MIPGEILFADGPIAYNEGREAIRLTVLNAADRPVQVGSHYHFAEANPGLEFDRAAAHGRRLNVAAGTAVRFEPGIPVEVELVLLAGARVVPGLRGETGGALDA; translated from the coding sequence GTGATTCCCGGAGAGATCCTGTTCGCCGACGGGCCGATTGCCTACAACGAGGGCCGCGAGGCCATCCGGCTCACCGTCCTCAACGCAGCCGACCGGCCCGTGCAGGTCGGCTCCCACTACCACTTCGCCGAGGCCAACCCCGGCCTGGAGTTCGACCGTGCCGCCGCGCACGGAAGGCGGCTGAACGTCGCCGCCGGCACGGCCGTGCGCTTCGAGCCCGGGATCCCCGTCGAGGTCGAGCTCGTTCTGCTGGCGGGCGCCCGCGTGGTGCCCGGTCTGCGCGGGGAGACCGGAGGTGCCCTCGATGCCTGA